In the Aliarcobacter cryaerophilus genome, one interval contains:
- a CDS encoding MlaD family protein gives MKKEINESINEPIVYLAKERESNKISPVWILPLIILGILAFIAYDTYSKKGTNIIVYFKSAEGLKENITTLEYKGLALGKVTKISIHDDLKNVAVNILVNSDVAEYVANEGSKFWIKKPTVSLTKISGLSTLISGYKIELSPNFKIENAKPQWYFTGLDSAPDDEFEENGYYISLLMNDKDNVDVGTPIFYNKYQIGEIVSKEFKNEQLYASAYIYDKYNYLVNKSSKFIMNEALKVNYGASGLNIEVSSLYSALVGGITVVTSIKDDSKIEKNEIYTLFSSKDDLRKKVHFTIDFNEGKIDENTSILYKGIEIGKVSNVKIEDDILATKAYIYEEYKYLLTKNSRFVIEEPTISFDGIKNLGNIIKGNYLSLDYQEGEFSNKFLGISKKDLKKSLHAIKIDLISDNLNSINERSKIYYKNIEIGRVESYRLSDDYKNVKISILIDDKYKDLINNSSKFYDMSSKILEIKNFDMNINYSGIEKTLNGGIALVSNLENTKLTKKEFELFSSYKDIQKEKRDKSNGFIVYSQFDNSFVLKEDMSIVYKNQEIGFVKKISFDDKASKVELFIYQDFRKFITNKSRFYKKPKLELNASLSGIIFELDSFSSLIDGSIELDNSSNTPLTNRVLYSSFDEMQLATNMVTIIFDDVEGLQENFSKIVYKGANIGKVKKISLNKNQKVEVEAIIEKDFKEFAKEGTIFYLKKPRISFQEIANAGSTIMAVNIGVIKSDSIKNGLPQTGFNGLDKEPSVNSHFGTIIRVEDKTASSVNVDSPVYYKNVQIGKVLKVDLSSDASRVIIDCLIYDKYKKFIRKNSQFYDISGFEMEFSLFTGSKVESNTFTSIIKGGLVVVTPYDYNEVASSNDIFTLHKTLREDWKTISPTIK, from the coding sequence ATACTCTAAAAAAGGGACAAATATTATTGTATATTTTAAAAGTGCTGAAGGTTTAAAAGAAAATATTACAACTTTGGAGTACAAAGGTTTGGCATTAGGAAAAGTTACAAAAATATCTATTCATGATGATTTAAAAAATGTTGCTGTTAATATTTTAGTAAATAGTGATGTTGCAGAATATGTTGCAAATGAAGGTTCAAAATTTTGGATAAAAAAACCAACTGTATCTTTAACAAAAATTTCAGGACTTAGCACACTAATAAGCGGTTATAAAATAGAGTTATCTCCAAATTTTAAAATAGAAAATGCAAAACCACAATGGTATTTTACAGGTCTTGATTCAGCACCTGATGATGAATTTGAAGAGAATGGTTATTATATATCTTTATTAATGAATGATAAAGATAATGTAGATGTTGGAACTCCAATTTTTTATAACAAATACCAAATAGGTGAAATTGTTTCAAAAGAGTTTAAAAATGAACAACTTTATGCAAGTGCATATATTTATGATAAGTATAACTACTTAGTAAATAAAAGTTCAAAATTTATAATGAATGAGGCATTAAAAGTAAATTATGGTGCTAGTGGTTTAAATATTGAAGTTAGCTCTCTATATTCAGCCTTAGTTGGTGGAATTACAGTTGTAACAAGTATAAAAGATGATTCGAAAATTGAAAAAAATGAGATTTATACTCTTTTTTCTTCAAAAGATGATTTAAGAAAGAAAGTTCATTTTACTATTGATTTTAATGAAGGAAAAATAGATGAAAATACTTCAATACTATACAAAGGCATTGAAATAGGTAAAGTATCAAATGTAAAAATAGAAGATGATATATTAGCTACAAAAGCTTATATTTATGAAGAGTATAAATATCTTCTTACAAAAAATAGTCGTTTTGTTATTGAAGAACCAACTATATCATTTGATGGTATAAAAAATTTAGGAAATATAATAAAAGGAAATTATCTATCTTTAGATTATCAAGAAGGAGAATTTTCTAATAAATTTTTAGGTATTTCTAAAAAAGATTTAAAAAAGAGTTTACATGCTATAAAAATTGATTTAATTTCAGATAATTTAAACTCTATAAATGAAAGATCAAAAATATATTACAAAAATATAGAAATAGGAAGAGTTGAATCTTATAGATTGAGTGATGACTATAAAAATGTAAAAATTTCTATATTAATAGATGATAAATATAAAGATTTAATAAATAATAGTAGTAAATTTTATGATATGAGTTCAAAAATTTTAGAGATAAAAAATTTTGATATGAATATAAATTATAGTGGTATAGAGAAAACTTTAAATGGAGGAATAGCTCTTGTATCAAATTTAGAGAATACAAAACTTACAAAAAAGGAGTTTGAACTATTTTCTAGTTATAAAGATATTCAAAAAGAAAAAAGAGATAAAAGTAATGGTTTTATAGTTTATTCGCAGTTTGATAATAGTTTTGTTTTAAAAGAAGATATGTCAATAGTATATAAAAATCAAGAGATAGGTTTTGTAAAAAAAATTAGTTTCGATGATAAGGCTTCAAAAGTTGAACTCTTTATTTATCAAGATTTTAGAAAATTTATTACAAATAAAAGTAGATTTTATAAAAAACCAAAACTGGAATTAAATGCTAGTTTAAGTGGAATAATTTTTGAATTAGATAGTTTTTCATCACTAATAGATGGTTCAATAGAACTTGATAATAGCTCAAACACTCCACTTACAAATAGAGTTTTATATTCAAGCTTTGATGAGATGCAACTAGCAACAAATATGGTAACTATTATTTTTGATGATGTTGAGGGACTTCAAGAGAATTTTTCAAAAATTGTTTACAAAGGTGCAAATATTGGAAAAGTTAAAAAAATATCTCTTAACAAAAATCAAAAAGTTGAAGTAGAAGCAATAATTGAAAAAGATTTTAAAGAGTTTGCAAAAGAAGGAACAATTTTTTATCTAAAAAAACCAAGAATATCTTTTCAAGAGATTGCAAATGCAGGTTCAACTATTATGGCTGTAAATATTGGTGTAATTAAAAGTGATAGTATTAAAAATGGTCTACCACAAACTGGTTTTAATGGTTTAGATAAAGAACCATCAGTTAATTCACATTTTGGAACAATAATAAGAGTAGAGGATAAAACAGCATCTAGTGTAAATGTTGATTCGCCTGTTTATTATAAAAATGTGCAAATAGGAAAAGTTTTAAAAGTTGATTTAAGTAGTGATGCTTCGAGAGTTATAATTGATTGTTTAATATATGATAAATATAAAAAATTTATAAGAAAGAACTCTCAATTTTATGATATTAGTGGTTTTGAAATGGAATTTTCTCTTTTTACTGGTTCAAAAGTTGAATCAAATACATTTACAAGTATTATAAAAGGTGGTTTAGTAGTTGTTACTCCTTATGACTATAATGAAGTTGCAAGTTCAAATGATATTTTTACTTTACATAAAACATTAAGAGAAGATTGGAAAACAATAAGTCCTACTATTAAGTAA
- a CDS encoding catalase, translating to MKKTMTTTGGNPIADNQNSLTAGERGPVLLQDYQLIQKLAHQNRERIPERVVHAKGSGAFGVLEITEDISKYTKAKVLQKGEKTKLLLRFSTVAGERGAADAERDVRGFALKFYTKEGNWDLVGNNTPVFFVRDAYKFPDFIHTQKRDPQTNLRSNTAMWDFWSLSPESLHQVTILMSDRGLPKSYRNVNGYGSHTYSLINSKNERFWVKFHFKTLQGIETLTNKEAEAIVGKDRESNQRDLFENIEKGNFPKWSFEIQIMSEEEAKKCSFNPFDLTKVWPHGDYPMIKVGTMTLNENPKNYFQQVEQASFSPSNIVPGISYSPDKMLQARIFSYPDAQRYRVGTHYEMLPVNRPIVEVNTYNLDGSMNFDIKEPTKAFYEPNSFDGPVEDKSYLEPDLAVGDIAKRYDHRVGNDDFSQPRALFLLMNNSQKEQLFSNIKDAMAGVPRDIVDRQIALFEKVHPDYAAGVKKALGI from the coding sequence ATGAAAAAAACAATGACAACAACAGGTGGAAATCCAATAGCTGATAACCAAAACTCTTTAACAGCAGGTGAAAGAGGTCCTGTTTTATTACAAGATTATCAATTAATTCAAAAATTAGCACATCAAAATAGAGAACGAATTCCAGAGCGTGTTGTTCATGCAAAAGGAAGTGGAGCTTTTGGAGTTCTTGAAATAACAGAAGATATTTCAAAATATACAAAAGCAAAAGTTTTACAAAAAGGTGAGAAAACAAAACTACTTTTAAGATTTTCAACGGTTGCAGGTGAGAGAGGTGCTGCCGATGCTGAAAGAGATGTAAGAGGTTTTGCACTTAAATTTTATACAAAAGAGGGTAACTGGGATTTAGTTGGGAATAATACTCCAGTATTTTTCGTACGAGATGCTTATAAATTCCCTGATTTTATACATACTCAAAAAAGAGATCCTCAAACAAATCTAAGAAGTAATACTGCAATGTGGGATTTTTGGAGTTTAAGCCCTGAATCTCTTCACCAAGTTACAATTCTAATGTCAGATAGAGGATTGCCTAAATCATATAGAAATGTAAATGGATATGGTTCTCATACATATAGTTTAATAAACTCAAAAAATGAGAGATTTTGGGTTAAATTTCACTTCAAAACTCTTCAAGGAATAGAGACTTTAACAAATAAAGAGGCAGAAGCAATAGTTGGAAAAGATAGAGAATCAAATCAAAGAGATTTGTTTGAAAATATTGAAAAAGGGAATTTTCCAAAATGGAGTTTTGAGATTCAAATTATGAGTGAAGAAGAAGCAAAAAAATGTTCATTTAATCCGTTTGATTTAACTAAAGTTTGGCCTCATGGTGATTATCCAATGATTAAAGTTGGTACTATGACTTTAAATGAAAATCCAAAAAATTATTTCCAACAAGTTGAACAAGCTTCATTTAGCCCATCAAATATAGTTCCTGGAATCTCTTATTCTCCTGATAAGATGCTACAAGCAAGAATTTTCTCATATCCAGATGCTCAAAGATATAGAGTTGGAACACACTATGAGATGTTACCTGTAAATAGACCAATAGTTGAGGTAAATACATATAATCTTGATGGGAGTATGAATTTTGATATAAAAGAGCCTACAAAGGCATTTTATGAGCCAAATAGCTTTGATGGACCAGTTGAAGATAAAAGTTATTTAGAGCCAGATTTAGCTGTTGGTGATATTGCAAAAAGATATGACCATAGAGTTGGAAATGATGATTTTTCTCAACCAAGAGCACTATTTTTACTTATGAATAATAGTCAAAAAGAGCAACTATTTTCAAATATAAAAGATGCAATGGCTGGTGTACCAAGAGATATTGTTGATAGACAAATTGCACTTTTTGAAAAAGTACATCCTGATTATGCAGCTGGTGTTAAAAAAGCTTTAGGAATATAG
- a CDS encoding ankyrin repeat domain-containing protein → MEVSQEELKRYEELQVLALDFARVGKTQDLKAMLEAGMSVNLTDHKGNTLLMLASYNGNFETTKMLLEYKAEVDRKNDRGQTPLAGVCFKGYFDIVKILVEAGANINENSGMGTTAITFASMFGHTKIVEYLNKQNKNRSFKSKIYLLLSKFISLFKKNK, encoded by the coding sequence ATGGAAGTTTCACAAGAAGAGTTAAAGCGATATGAAGAGCTACAAGTTTTAGCACTTGATTTTGCAAGAGTTGGTAAAACGCAAGATTTAAAAGCTATGCTTGAAGCTGGAATGAGTGTTAATCTAACAGATCACAAAGGCAATACTCTTTTGATGTTAGCTTCATATAATGGAAATTTTGAAACTACTAAGATGTTATTAGAATATAAAGCAGAAGTAGATAGAAAAAATGATAGAGGACAAACACCACTTGCTGGTGTTTGTTTCAAAGGTTATTTTGATATTGTAAAAATTTTAGTTGAAGCTGGTGCAAATATTAATGAAAATAGTGGAATGGGCACAACTGCTATAACATTTGCTTCAATGTTTGGACATACAAAAATTGTTGAATATCTAAACAAACAGAATAAAAATAGAAGTTTTAAATCAAAAATATATCTACTTTTATCAAAATTTATATCGCTATTTAAAAAGAATAAATAA
- a CDS encoding DoxX family protein, translated as MKSCENKLSCMLNEDIGKLILRVSIAGLMLFHGFFKLFNGIDGIKYLVTQAGLPEFFAYGVYLGEILFPILIIIGLFTRISSLFFALTMVFAIFLAHSNDIFALGKTGGPVIELALIYLLTSISIIFIGAGKFSLDAKCSKKCSKE; from the coding sequence ATGAAGAGTTGTGAAAATAAACTATCTTGTATGCTAAATGAAGATATAGGAAAACTAATTTTAAGAGTAAGTATAGCAGGACTTATGCTATTTCATGGATTTTTTAAATTATTTAATGGAATAGATGGAATTAAATACTTGGTTACTCAAGCTGGATTACCAGAGTTTTTTGCTTATGGTGTATATTTAGGAGAGATTCTATTTCCTATTTTAATAATCATTGGATTATTTACTAGAATTTCATCTTTATTTTTTGCTTTAACAATGGTTTTTGCTATATTCTTAGCTCATAGCAATGATATTTTTGCTTTGGGAAAAACTGGTGGACCTGTCATAGAGTTAGCTTTAATTTATCTTTTGACTTCTATTTCTATTATATTTATTGGAGCTGGTAAATTTAGTCTTGATGCTAAATGTTCAAAAAAGTGTAGTAAAGAATAA
- a CDS encoding superoxide dismutase: MKHELMKLPYASLAPLMSDETLEYHHGKHHNTYVINLNNLIAGTKFEEMSLEDIVKNSEGGLFNNAAQVFNHDFFFNGLTPTQGAIPASVESALTKAFGSVDKFKEEFTAKAIGQFGSGWAWLVLDKGDLKIVTTSNAGCPITDGLKPVLTCDVWEHAYYIDTRNARPKFLENFWKLVNWDVVAKHLA; the protein is encoded by the coding sequence ATGAAACACGAATTAATGAAATTACCATATGCAAGTTTAGCTCCACTTATGTCAGATGAGACTTTGGAGTATCATCACGGAAAGCACCATAACACTTATGTTATAAATTTAAATAACTTAATTGCTGGTACAAAATTTGAAGAAATGAGTCTTGAGGATATTGTAAAAAATTCTGAAGGTGGATTGTTTAATAATGCTGCTCAAGTATTCAACCATGACTTCTTTTTTAATGGTCTAACTCCAACTCAAGGTGCAATTCCAGCATCTGTTGAATCAGCTTTAACAAAAGCTTTTGGAAGTGTTGATAAATTTAAAGAGGAGTTTACAGCTAAAGCTATTGGACAATTTGGTTCAGGATGGGCTTGGTTAGTTCTTGATAAAGGTGATTTAAAAATTGTTACAACTTCAAATGCTGGATGTCCTATCACTGATGGTTTAAAACCTGTTTTAACATGTGATGTATGGGAACATGCATATTATATTGATACAAGAAATGCAAGACCAAAATTCTTAGAAAATTTCTGGAAACTTGTAAACTGGGATGTTGTAGCTAAACATTTAGCATAA
- a CDS encoding 2-isopropylmalate synthase produces the protein MSFKKYQQYPIVENFKREWTDKTITHAPIYCSVDLRDGNQALINPLTVEQKLEYFKVLVKIGFKQIEVSYPSASDTDFNFTRKLIEEDLVPDDVAIQILIPAKKEWIKKSVEAMSEVKNGIFHLYNPTNEFQRRVVFQKSDDEIIQMAIEAMQYLVELTKDFKGKVTYQYSPESFSQTTLEFAVKICNEVIEVVKPTKENKMIINLPNTLEACTANVYADRIEWMCKNLHNREALIISVHPHNDRGTSVASAELAVLAGADKVEGTLFGNGERAGNLDIINFAFNIYSQGIDPKLDLSIIDEVKAMYEEKTQILVHPRHPFVGDMIFTAFSGGHQDAIKKGIDFYRQTNSQSWNVPYLPIDPKDIKRGYEKVIRVNSQSGKGGASFIISEFLGVNMNKDEAIKFGLVIKEESDRLKRELKKDEIIELYKNYLSK, from the coding sequence ATGAGTTTCAAAAAATATCAACAATATCCTATTGTGGAAAATTTCAAAAGAGAGTGGACAGATAAAACTATAACACACGCACCAATTTATTGTAGTGTAGATTTAAGAGATGGAAATCAAGCTTTGATAAATCCTTTAACGGTTGAGCAAAAATTGGAGTATTTTAAAGTTTTAGTAAAAATAGGATTTAAACAAATAGAGGTTAGTTATCCAAGTGCTAGTGATACGGATTTTAATTTTACGAGAAAATTAATCGAAGAGGATTTAGTACCTGATGATGTGGCTATTCAGATTTTAATTCCTGCAAAAAAAGAGTGGATTAAAAAAAGTGTAGAAGCTATGAGTGAAGTAAAAAATGGAATTTTTCACTTATATAATCCAACAAATGAGTTTCAAAGAAGAGTTGTTTTTCAAAAAAGTGATGATGAGATAATTCAAATGGCTATTGAAGCTATGCAATATTTAGTTGAACTTACAAAAGATTTTAAAGGAAAAGTAACTTATCAATATTCACCAGAAAGCTTTTCTCAAACTACTTTAGAGTTTGCCGTAAAAATATGTAATGAAGTTATAGAAGTGGTAAAACCAACAAAAGAAAATAAGATGATAATAAACTTACCAAATACTCTTGAGGCTTGTACAGCAAATGTTTATGCAGATAGAATAGAGTGGATGTGTAAGAATTTACACAATCGTGAAGCTTTGATTATTAGTGTTCATCCACACAATGATAGGGGAACTTCTGTGGCAAGTGCTGAGTTAGCTGTACTTGCAGGGGCAGATAAAGTTGAAGGAACATTGTTTGGAAATGGTGAAAGAGCAGGGAACTTAGACATAATAAATTTTGCTTTTAATATCTATTCACAAGGAATTGATCCAAAACTTGATTTATCAATAATTGATGAGGTAAAAGCCATGTATGAAGAAAAAACACAAATTTTGGTGCATCCAAGACATCCATTTGTTGGTGATATGATATTTACTGCTTTTAGTGGTGGACATCAAGATGCTATAAAAAAAGGAATAGATTTTTATAGACAAACAAATAGCCAAAGTTGGAATGTGCCATATTTACCAATAGATCCAAAAGATATAAAAAGAGGGTATGAAAAAGTAATACGTGTAAACTCTCAATCAGGAAAAGGAGGAGCTAGTTTTATAATAAGTGAATTTTTAGGTGTAAATATGAACAAAGATGAAGCTATAAAATTTGGTTTAGTGATAAAAGAAGAATCTGATAGATTAAAAAGAGAGTTGAAAAAAGATGAGATAATAGAGCTTTATAAAAATTATCTAAGTAAATAA
- a CDS encoding AraC family transcriptional regulator: MKSYIFKNPKLDFIELRYVEDIKNCVKMHLHEELTITAIKKGSLTLIFNYTSITVKPNEIAIINSQIPHSATINEKSKDGYVLYLKKDYLKNLDFNFSSAFELIKNKNIYKSFIKLCDCLLDIKISLIEKEENLYLFCLAFFSFEQREQNYKEESTLAMNIKKYLDESYLEEFILDELALKFDLTVVHLIRVFKKEFGLPIHSYILNKKVHLAKELLTSNISISQIAQNSGFFDQSHLNRSFKRIFQITPKEYQKNIFSKC, from the coding sequence ATGAAAAGTTACATATTTAAAAACCCAAAACTAGACTTTATAGAGTTACGATATGTAGAAGATATAAAAAATTGTGTAAAGATGCATTTACACGAAGAACTTACAATCACTGCAATAAAAAAAGGTTCATTAACTCTTATTTTTAATTATACTTCAATAACAGTAAAACCAAATGAAATAGCCATCATAAATAGTCAAATTCCTCATAGCGCAACAATAAATGAAAAGTCAAAAGATGGATATGTTTTATACTTGAAAAAAGATTATTTAAAGAATTTAGATTTTAATTTTTCATCTGCTTTTGAACTAATCAAAAATAAAAATATCTATAAAAGTTTTATAAAATTATGTGATTGTTTACTTGATATTAAAATCTCTTTGATAGAAAAAGAAGAGAATCTTTATCTATTTTGTCTTGCATTTTTCTCTTTTGAACAAAGAGAACAAAACTATAAAGAAGAATCGACTTTAGCAATGAATATAAAAAAATATTTAGATGAAAGTTATCTTGAAGAGTTTATTTTAGATGAGTTAGCTTTGAAGTTTGATTTAACAGTTGTTCATCTAATACGAGTATTTAAAAAAGAGTTTGGACTTCCAATTCATTCGTATATTTTAAATAAAAAAGTTCATCTTGCAAAAGAGTTATTGACTTCAAATATCTCTATTTCTCAAATAGCACAAAATAGTGGTTTTTTTGACCAAAGTCACTTAAATAGAAGCTTTAAAAGAATCTTTCAAATTACACCAAAAGAGTATCAAAAAAATATTTTTTCAAAATGTTAA
- a CDS encoding mechanosensitive ion channel family protein, producing MKKYLIEFLKDIGIEPNFIAMSISILLIIAITSIVIHLVLHKIILKAIKKLDLKKRNIITTSLLEENLFQRLALVFQGLVVYWQATIWVEKGAIYETLLTISLVWITIFGLLAIYSLIDKTFKTLHAATEVQFFAMRTIIQSIKLIFGIIALIYIIAILADKSPVAILSGLGAMSAVLMLVFKDTILGFTAGLQLSTNKMVQIGDWIEMPKYGADGDVIDIGLNVVKVRNFDKTITTIPTYALVSDSFKNYRGMRESGGRRIKRAIKIDIHSIKFLSEEDIKRLEKANLLAPYLQEKKNEIKNYNESNKFDLSVAMNGRRLTNIGTLRAYILTYLKNHPNINKDMTIMVRQLAPDEYGIPLEIYCFTSTTVWADYENIQSDIFDHIYSILQEFDIKPYQYG from the coding sequence ATGAAAAAATATTTAATAGAATTTTTAAAAGATATAGGAATAGAGCCAAATTTTATTGCAATGAGTATCTCTATTTTACTTATTATTGCAATTACTTCTATAGTAATACACCTAGTTTTACATAAAATTATCTTAAAAGCTATCAAAAAACTTGATTTGAAAAAGAGAAATATTATTACTACATCTTTGCTTGAAGAGAATTTATTTCAAAGATTAGCTCTTGTTTTTCAAGGATTGGTTGTATATTGGCAAGCAACTATTTGGGTTGAAAAAGGTGCGATTTATGAGACACTTTTAACCATCTCTTTGGTTTGGATAACAATTTTTGGACTTTTGGCAATATACTCTTTGATAGATAAAACATTTAAAACTCTTCATGCTGCAACAGAAGTTCAATTTTTTGCTATGAGAACGATTATTCAAAGTATAAAACTTATTTTTGGAATAATTGCACTTATTTATATAATAGCTATTTTGGCTGATAAATCACCAGTTGCCATACTTAGTGGTTTGGGAGCTATGTCAGCAGTTCTTATGTTGGTTTTCAAAGATACAATCTTGGGATTTACAGCAGGTCTTCAACTAAGTACAAATAAGATGGTACAAATTGGAGATTGGATAGAGATGCCAAAATATGGGGCAGATGGAGATGTTATCGATATTGGATTAAATGTTGTAAAGGTTAGAAACTTTGATAAAACAATTACAACTATTCCAACTTATGCTTTAGTTTCTGATAGTTTTAAAAATTATAGAGGTATGCGAGAATCAGGTGGAAGAAGAATAAAAAGAGCTATAAAAATTGATATACATAGTATTAAATTCTTAAGTGAAGAAGATATAAAAAGGCTTGAAAAAGCGAATCTTTTAGCTCCTTATTTGCAAGAGAAAAAAAATGAGATCAAAAATTATAATGAATCAAATAAATTTGATTTAAGTGTCGCAATGAATGGACGAAGACTTACAAATATTGGAACATTAAGAGCTTATATTTTGACATATTTAAAAAATCATCCAAATATAAATAAAGATATGACAATAATGGTTAGACAATTAGCACCTGATGAATATGGAATTCCACTTGAGATATATTGCTTTACTTCTACAACAGTTTGGGCTGATTATGAAAATATTCAATCAGATATTTTTGATCATATCTATTCTATTTTGCAAGAATTTGATATAAAACCATATCAATATGGATAA
- a CDS encoding manganese-dependent inorganic pyrophosphatase → MALYTCGHIIPDSDSVCSAISLAYLLNKIGRAATPARQGELNPETKFILDKFGFEAPVLKTSFAGDELFITDYSDIAQAPQDLDKTTVVGIVDHHKLGDITTSAPLECWIRPVGCTNTIVKEMYDYHKVEIPANIAAIMMCAILSDTVIFKSPTCTALDIQVVKELSKICGIEDFGALGMEMFKVKSEVEGTPVRDLVMRDYKNFDMHGSKVGVGQLEVVDGSVFDKIKDDLMEDIKKVKDEQNLHTVALLLTDIMKEGSEILVTSDDTSIFEKAFNCKLENGKVWLDGCLSRKKQIIPFLEPAFA, encoded by the coding sequence ATGGCATTATATACATGTGGACATATTATTCCAGATTCAGACTCTGTTTGTTCAGCTATCTCTTTAGCATATCTATTAAATAAAATTGGAAGAGCTGCAACTCCTGCACGACAAGGAGAGTTAAATCCAGAGACAAAATTTATTTTAGATAAGTTTGGTTTTGAAGCACCAGTTTTAAAAACTTCATTTGCAGGTGATGAACTTTTTATTACAGATTATTCGGATATTGCTCAAGCTCCACAAGATTTAGATAAAACAACAGTTGTTGGAATTGTTGATCATCACAAACTAGGTGATATTACAACTTCAGCTCCACTAGAGTGTTGGATTAGACCAGTTGGTTGTACAAATACAATTGTAAAAGAGATGTATGATTATCATAAAGTTGAAATTCCTGCAAATATTGCTGCTATTATGATGTGTGCAATTTTAAGTGATACAGTAATTTTTAAATCACCAACTTGTACTGCTCTTGATATTCAAGTTGTTAAAGAGTTATCAAAAATTTGTGGAATTGAAGATTTTGGTGCACTTGGTATGGAGATGTTTAAAGTTAAATCTGAAGTTGAAGGAACACCAGTTAGAGATTTAGTTATGAGAGATTACAAAAACTTTGATATGCATGGATCTAAAGTTGGAGTAGGGCAACTTGAAGTTGTAGATGGATCTGTATTTGATAAAATAAAAGATGATTTAATGGAAGATATAAAAAAAGTAAAAGATGAACAAAATCTTCATACAGTTGCACTTTTATTGACTGATATTATGAAAGAGGGAAGTGAAATTTTAGTAACTAGTGATGATACTTCAATATTTGAAAAAGCATTTAACTGTAAACTTGAAAATGGAAAAGTTTGGTTAGATGGATGTTTAAGTAGAAAAAAACAGATCATTCCTTTCTTAGAGCCTGCATTTGCTTAA
- a CDS encoding YchJ family metal-binding protein, with translation MKLSVNSICPCGSLKKYKKCCKLFHDDIKKPSNALELMKSRFSAFAFFKSDYIIKTTHQKNCDFSLNTSSWIADIEQFCKNTSFENLEILDFIDSEIESFVTFKATLFQNKKDISFIEKSRFLKENNIWLYVDGEFLNR, from the coding sequence TTGAAACTTAGTGTAAACTCTATTTGTCCTTGCGGAAGTTTAAAAAAATATAAAAAATGTTGTAAACTTTTTCATGATGATATAAAAAAACCTTCAAATGCTTTGGAGCTTATGAAATCAAGATTTAGTGCTTTTGCTTTTTTTAAAAGTGATTATATTATAAAAACAACTCATCAAAAAAACTGCGATTTTTCTTTAAATACCTCATCTTGGATAGCTGATATTGAGCAATTTTGCAAAAATACTAGTTTTGAAAATCTAGAGATTTTAGATTTTATAGATAGTGAAATTGAAAGCTTTGTAACATTTAAAGCTACTTTATTTCAGAATAAAAAAGATATATCTTTTATAGAAAAAAGTAGATTTTTAAAAGAGAATAATATTTGGCTTTATGTAGATGGAGAGTTTTTAAATAGATAA
- a CDS encoding asparaginase domain-containing protein yields the protein MIKSKITVINTGGTFNKRYNPISGELEVPKDSLALDEIISYCYNIDFDVLNIISKDSLEMNDDDRELIVRTIKNCKNQNIIIVHGTDTIDLTAKYLDERIKNRNIVLTGAMLPISINKVEATLNFSQAIGFLNSNCESGIYNSMHGSVKNYKKLVKNRELGKFLEK from the coding sequence ATGATAAAATCTAAAATCACAGTTATAAATACAGGAGGTACCTTTAATAAAAGGTACAATCCTATATCGGGAGAGCTTGAGGTTCCAAAAGATAGTTTAGCCTTAGATGAGATTATAAGTTACTGCTATAACATAGATTTTGATGTTTTAAATATTATCTCTAAAGATAGTTTAGAGATGAATGATGATGATAGAGAACTTATAGTAAGAACTATAAAAAATTGTAAAAATCAAAATATTATTATAGTTCATGGAACTGATACAATAGATTTAACGGCAAAATATTTAGATGAAAGAATAAAAAACAGAAATATAGTTTTAACAGGAGCTATGCTTCCAATCTCTATAAATAAAGTAGAGGCAACTTTGAATTTTTCACAAGCAATTGGATTTCTTAACTCAAATTGTGAAAGTGGTATTTATAACTCAATGCATGGAAGTGTAAAAAACTATAAAAAACTTGTAAAAAATAGAGAGCTAGGAAAATTTTTAGAGAAATAA